From Saimiri boliviensis isolate mSaiBol1 chromosome 9, mSaiBol1.pri, whole genome shotgun sequence, a single genomic window includes:
- the CST9 gene encoding cystatin-9 — protein sequence MSTPQRRALPWALSLLSMGLQLLVTYPWCSEEEMRSDNKMAQDPVFLATVEFALNTFNVQSKEERAYRLLRILSSWRENSNERKWRGKMVYSMNLQLRQTVCRKFEDDIENCPFQESPELNNVRQGTSFSHFHSCGCCMGCGYGTGAADKAILRDKGE from the exons ATGTCGACTCCGCAGAGGAGGGCTCTGCCCTGGGCACTGTCACTGCTCTCCATGGGCCTCCAGCTGCTGGTGACCTACCCTTGGTGTTCCGAAGAGGAAATGCGTAGTGATAATAAAATGGCCCAGGATCCTGTGTTCCTGGCCACAGTGGAGTTTGCCTTGAACACTTTCAACGTGCAGAGCAAGGAGGAGCGTGCCTACAGGCTGCTGCGCATCCTGAGTTCATGGAGGGAGAACAGCAATGAGAGAAAG tGGCGAGGTAAGATGGTGTACTCCATGAATCTGCAACTGCGCCAGACCGTATGTAGGAAATTCGAAGATGACATCGAAAACTGCCCTTTCCAAGAAAGCCCGGAGCTGAACAATGTAAGACAGGGCACCAGCTTCTCTCATTTCCACAGCTGTGGATGTTGCATGGGGTGTGGCTATGGCACAGGAGCCGCTGACAAAGCCATTCTGAGGGACAAAGGCGAGTGA